In a single window of the Osmia bicornis bicornis chromosome 7, iOsmBic2.1, whole genome shotgun sequence genome:
- the LOC114874018 gene encoding uncharacterized protein LOC114874018 isoform X1, whose amino-acid sequence MKMKKTNISNLLQSISVLATLRVVVNGQTTCNGGLGRVVYERLPDQQLQGFDDDVVRDSAPPFRVLEKCQELCLRDRTATNNLVRACTSFDFQPGSRIASFSGAAEYEESTCYLTREQAQPEGIGNLMLVPNSVHFTEVCLGSDRIERECPNRRYVFERHPRKKLKLPLTDIKEVSAANRTDCEDRCLNEFSFICRSATYDTALRSCALSRFTRRTHPELLEDDPNSDYLENTCLNAERRCDGLTVFVKEENKRLRGPFEVDIYTNLTLDECQALCLRAEKYFCRSVEFDEQTRQCIISEEDSVSQKDDIGISSSPSHHFYDLVCLDNHPSIARGSEYPDSSSSSHLFSDGRRPDTAFQRYRNSRLSGEFHSEITGRSLSECLDECLRQTSFQCRSAVYSEHYHTCRLSRFNQRDGHRIIYDADYDYYENLMHQYLDGDRDNPGYRPDPLGQDTNFGRPSLGRPGYPDDYDKGYSSSVKPDRYPDRHPDRYPDRHPAHYPDRFPDRYPDRYPDKYPADRYPPDRYPDKYPDRYPADRYPDKYPDRYPADRYPEKYPDRYPADRYPDKYPDRYPTDRYPDKYPDRYPVDRYPDKYPDRYPADRYPDKYPDKYPDKYPDKYPDKYPDRYHISGQYPIAGGADTFPEPIDRYPISDRYPIADRYPSSDRYPVADRFPVRGGDRRPIQPDRYPIPDPAVDRYPTNTRYPTAVGGRYPISPNRYPNDADRYPNAIDRYPISDDPLERYPSGAGGVRPHVDRYPISERYPEKDLYPSRFPPSSHGGSYPANYPADDVYGPQPHPDRNHYGAAGPTRPLGYGGYNNDGGIIGGGYIGEGGVYNSRPFGTSGGPIIGRPPLVSRCDEQDNFRQVGPHTRVRKPFVRRYTTASSLAQCERECADARDFVCRSFNYRPYAAPYGAERDNCELSDRDSRDMDMGNPVYYDTGSDYDFYERNNGRQGADAECLDVSQVCSEDGMEFTLRTPEGFIGRIYTYGYYDRCFFRGNGGTVNVLRISGPQGYPECGTQRYGDTMTNIVVVQFSDYVQTGRDKRFNLTCLFRGPGEAVVTSGYIGAGYARSGSPIPIEYLPAENTLSSRVRLLILYQGRPTTTIAVGDPLTFRLEAQDGYNYVTDIFATNVIARDPYSGRSVQLIDRYGCPVDNYVFPGLDRLRDGDSLEARFNAFKIPESNFLVFEATVRTCRDGCQPAYCSGGTGRSEPSFGRRRRDVSQNDTIAEENEISTITEANGNDTSSVVNSTVVEEDNDDEEEEEEEEEEEEEEEHVREMIEVLDSRMDIDEETMVERQTTIMENVCITPNEYYGLVTAVAVLVVLLASVVLLSMLIYRKYAYSVITKNRRVDKACNRSSHSDDAYSSRANNFSFLRTGLQKPFQSTSISRSMSNVINQRVSSSSTALEGAVGLSSSRRTGFDPSEPIYTDPSLFEVAHCSSPKPVLDDNFRLM is encoded by the exons atgaaaatgaagaagacTAATATATCAAACTTACTGCAATCAATTTCTGTCCTTGCTACCCTGAGAGTAGTGGTCAATG GTCAAACAACCTGTAATGGTGGTTTAGGTCGAGTCGTTTATGAGAGACTTCCGGATCAGCAGCTTCAGGGTTTCGACGACGATGTG GTGAGAGACTCGGCACCACCCTTTAGAGTTTTAGAAAAATGTCAGGAACTATGTCTACGAGACAGAACGGCGACGAACAACTTGGTTCGTGCCTGTACCAGCTTCGATTTTCAACCTGGAAGCAGAATAGCGTCTTTCAGTGGAGCTGCAGAATACGAGGAGAGTACTTGTTATTTAACAAGGGAGCAGGCTCAACCAGAAGGTATCGGGAATCTGATGTTGGTACCAAACAGCGTTCATTTCACGGAAGTTTGTCTCGGTT CTGACAGGATAGAAAGGGAATGTCCCAATAGGCGTTATGTGTTTGAGAGACATccaaggaagaaattaaagCTACCATTGACGGATATTAAAGAAGTTAGCGCAGCAAATAGGACGGACTGCGAGGACag ATGTCTAAACGAATTCAGCTTTATTTGCCGATCTGCAACTTATGATACTGCGTTGAGGAGCTGTGCTTTGAGTCGTTTCACTAGAAGAACTCATCCTGAACTACTGGAAGACGATCCGAACTCTGACTACTTGGAAAATACTTGTCTAAATG CTGAACGTCGTTGCGACGGATTAACGGTGTTCGTTAAAGAGGAGAACAAGCGTCTCCGGGGACCATTTGAAGTCGATATTTACACGAATCTTACTCTGGATGAATGTCAAGCACTTTGTCTGAGAGCGGAGAAATACTTTTGCAGGAGCGTTGAATTCGACGAACAAACGCGACAATGTATCATTTCAGAAGAGGACTCTGTTTCTCAGAAAGACGACATAGGAATCAGTAGCAGTCCCAGTCATCATTTTTATGATTTAGTTTGCTTGGACAATC ATCCGTCCATAGCACGTGGCTCCGAATACCCGGACAGCAGCTCCTCGTCGCACCTTTTCTCCGATGGACGTCGTCCTGACACCGCGTTTCAACGTTATCGAAACTCCCGTTTAAGCGGGGAATTTCATTCGGAAATCACCGGCCGAAGCTTGAGCGAATGCCTTGACGAGTGTCTTCGACAGACAAGCTTTCAATGCCGGAGCGCTGTCTATTCTGAACATTATCACACATGTCGATTGAGCCGATTCAATCAACGCGATGGCCACAGGATCATCTACGATGCAGATTACGATTACTACGAGAACCTCATGC ATCAATATTTGGATGGAGACAGAGATAACCCAGGATACAGACCAGATCCTCTGGGACAGGACACCAATTTTGGTCGGCCATCCCTAGGAAGACCTG GATATCCAGATGATTACGACAAAGGATACAGCAGTAGCGTTAAACCGGATCGTTATCCAGACCGTCACCCAGATCGTTATCCAGATCGCCACCCGGCTCATTATCCAGATCGCTTTCCTGATAGATATCCAGACCGATACCCGGATAAATATCCAGCAGACCGTTATCCACCAGATAGATATCCAGACAAATATCCAGATCGTTATCCAGCAGATAGATATCCAGACAAATACCCAGATCGTTATCCAGCAGATAGATATCCAGAGAAATACCCAGATCGTTATCCAGCAGACAGATATCCAGACAAATACCCAGATCGTTATCCAACAGATAGATATCCAGACAAGTATCCAGATCGTTATCCAGTAGATAGATATCCAGATAAGTATCCAGATCGTTACCCAGCAGATAGATATCCAGATAAGTATCCAGACAAGTATCCAGACAAGTATCCAGACAAATATCCAGATAAATATCCAGACAGATATCACATAAGCGGACAATATCCCATCGCAGGAGGGGCAGATACTTTCCCTGAACCCATAGACCGATATCCTATTAGTGATCGTTATCCAATTGCTGACAGATATCCAAGTTCAGACAGATATCCAGTTGCTGACCGTTTCCCTGTCAGAGGTGGCGATCGTCGTCCTATTCAACCTGATCGGTATCCCATTCCTGACCCCGCGGTAGACAGGTATCCCACAAACACTCGTTATCCGACTGCCGTTGGTGGTCGGTATCCAATATCTCCAAATCGTTATCCCAACGACGCCGATCGATACCCTAATGCCATTGACCGATATCCTATTTCCGATGATCCTTTGGAAAGATATCCTTCCGGCGCAGGGGGTGTTAGACCTCACGTCGACCGGTATCCCATCAGCGAAAGGTATCCGGAGAAGGATCTTTATCCCAGTCG CTTTCCCCCATCGTCTCACGGTGGTAGTTATCCAGCAAACTACCCCGCGGACGACGTCTACGGTCCCCAGCCTCATCCGGACCGCAACCACTATGGAGCAGCAGGACCAACGCGACCCTTAGGCTACGGTGGTTACAATAACGATGGTGGAATAATCGGTGGGGGTTACATAGGCGAAGGGGGAGTCTACAATTCCCGACCTTTCGGAACCAGTGGTGGACCCATCATCGGTCGACCGCCTCTGGTCTCCAGATGCGACGAACAGGACAACTTCCGACAAGTTGGACCTCACACCAGAGTACGGAAGCCATTCGTCAGACGATACACAACAGCTTCGTCGTTGGCCCAGTGCGAGAGGGAGTGCGCTGACGCCAGGGACTTCGTCTGCAGGTCCTTCAACTATCGTCCGTACGCTGCTCCTTAtggggctgaaagggacaatTGCGAGTTGAGTGACCGTGATTCCAGGGACATGGACATGGGCAACCCTGTGTACTATGATACTGGGTCTGACTATGATTTCTATGAACGGAACAACGGCAGACAAGGAGCCGACGCGGAGTGTCTCGACG TGAGTCAAGTCTGTAGCGAAGACGGAATGGAATTTACTTTAAGGACGCCGGAAGGATTCATTGGCCGGATTTACACGTACGGCTATTACGATCGATGCTTCTTCCGTGGTAACGGAGGAACGGTAAACGTGCTTCGAATCAGTGGTCCTCAGGGTTATCCTGAATGCGGCACTCAAAGA TATGGTGATACGATGACGAACATCGTGGTGGTACAGTTCTCCGACTACGTGCAAACAGGAAGAGACAAACGCTTCAATCTGACCTGTCTGTTTCGAGGCCCTGGCGAAGCTGTCGTCACATCCGGCTACATCGGTGCCGGGTATGCCAG ATCAGGGTCTCCAATCCCCATCGAATATCTACCAGCAGAAAACACCCTAAGCTCCAGAGTACGTTTGCTGATCCTCTATCAGGGTAGACCTACAACAACCATTGCTGTTGGTGATCCACTTACTTTTAGACTTGAAGCTCAGGATGG ATACAATTATGTGACTGATATTTTTGCCACCAACGTCATAGCCAGAGATCCTTATTCCGGAAGAAGCGTTCAACTCATAGACAGATATGG ATGCCCGGTAGACAATTACGTGTTTCCGGGACTGGATCGTCTACGCGACGGAGACAGCCTGGAGGCACGATTCAACGCTTTCAAAATCCCCGAATCTAATTTCTTAGTGTTCGAAGCGACGGTGAGAACCTGTCGGGACGGTTGTCAGCCAGCGTATTGCTCAGGTGGTACCGGAAGAAGCGAACCGTCCTTTGGAAGAAGACGAAGAGACGTGTCTCAGAATGACACGATTgccgaagaaaatgaaataagcACGATAACAGAGGCTAATGGTAATGACACGTCCTCGGTGGTGAATTCCACCGTCGTTGAAGAAGATAACGACGatgaggaggaggaggaggaggaggaagaggaagaggaggaagaagaacaCGTGAGAGAAATGATCGAG GTACTTGACTCAAGAATGGACATCGACGAAGAAACCATGGTCGAAAGGCAAACTACCATTATGGAGAACGTTTGCATAACACCGAATGAGTATTACGGACTTGTAACAGCAGTGGCAGTACTCGTGGTGCTCCTTGCTTCCGTGGTATTGTTATCGATGCTGATCTACAG GAAATACGCTTACTCAGTGATCACGAAGAACCGTAGAGTTGATAAAGCATGCAATCGCAGCAGTCATTCGGACGATGCTTACAGCAGTCGAGCGAATAATTTCTCCTTCTTAAGAACTGGGCTACAAAAACCATTTCAATCTAC ATCAATTTCCCGATCGATGAGCAACGTGATTAACCAACGCGTGAGTTCCTCGTCCACCGCTCTGGAAGGTGCTGTAGGTTTATCATCTAGCAGAAGAACCGGCTTCGATCCAAGTGAACCAATTTATACTGATCCATCATTATTTGAGGTTGCTCATTGTTCATCGCCGAAACCCGTGCTTGATGATAATTTCCGTCTCATGTGA
- the LOC114874018 gene encoding uncharacterized protein LOC114874018 isoform X2 produces the protein MKMKKTNISNLLQSISVLATLRVVVNGQTTCNGGLGRVVYERLPDQQLQGFDDDVVRDSAPPFRVLEKCQELCLRDRTATNNLVRACTSFDFQPGSRIASFSGAAEYEESTCYLTREQAQPEGIGNLMLVPNSVHFTEVCLGSDRIERECPNRRYVFERHPRKKLKLPLTDIKEVSAANRTDCEDRCLNEFSFICRSATYDTALRSCALSRFTRRTHPELLEDDPNSDYLENTCLNAERRCDGLTVFVKEENKRLRGPFEVDIYTNLTLDECQALCLRAEKYFCRSVEFDEQTRQCIISEEDSVSQKDDIGISSSPSHHFYDLVCLDNHPSIARGSEYPDSSSSSHLFSDGRRPDTAFQRYRNSRLSGEFHSEITGRSLSECLDECLRQTSFQCRSAVYSEHYHTCRLSRFNQRDGHRIIYDADYDYYENLMHQYLDGDRDNPGYRPDPLGQDTNFGRPSLGRPGYPDDYDKGYSSSVKPDRYPDRHPDRYPDRHPAHYPDRFPDRYPDRYPDKYPADRYPPDRYPDKYPDRYPADRYPDKYPDRYPADRYPEKYPDRYPADRYPDKYPDRYPTDRYPDKYPDRYPVDRYPDKYPDRYPADRYPDKYPDKYPDKYPDKYPDKYPDRYHISGQYPIAGGADTFPEPIDRYPISDRYPIADRYPSSDRYPVADRFPVRGGDRRPIQPDRYPIPDPAVDRYPTNTRYPTAVGGRYPISPNRYPNDADRYPNAIDRYPISDDPLERYPSGAGGVRPHVDRYPISERYPEKDLYPSRFPPSSHGGSYPANYPADDVYGPQPHPDRNHYGAAGPTRPLGYGGYNNDGGIIGGGYIGEGGVYNSRPFGTSGGPIIGRPPLVSRCDEQDNFRQVGPHTRVRKPFVRRYTTASSLAQCERECADARDFVCRSFNYRPYAAPYGAERDNCELSDRDSRDMDMGNPVYYDTGSDYDFYERNNGRQGADAECLDVSQVCSEDGMEFTLRTPEGFIGRIYTYGYYDRCFFRGNGGTVNVLRISGPQGYPECGTQRYGDTMTNIVVVQFSDYVQTGRDKRFNLTCLFRGPGEAVVTSGYIGAGSGSPIPIEYLPAENTLSSRVRLLILYQGRPTTTIAVGDPLTFRLEAQDGYNYVTDIFATNVIARDPYSGRSVQLIDRYGCPVDNYVFPGLDRLRDGDSLEARFNAFKIPESNFLVFEATVRTCRDGCQPAYCSGGTGRSEPSFGRRRRDVSQNDTIAEENEISTITEANGNDTSSVVNSTVVEEDNDDEEEEEEEEEEEEEEEHVREMIEVLDSRMDIDEETMVERQTTIMENVCITPNEYYGLVTAVAVLVVLLASVVLLSMLIYRKYAYSVITKNRRVDKACNRSSHSDDAYSSRANNFSFLRTGLQKPFQSTSISRSMSNVINQRVSSSSTALEGAVGLSSSRRTGFDPSEPIYTDPSLFEVAHCSSPKPVLDDNFRLM, from the exons atgaaaatgaagaagacTAATATATCAAACTTACTGCAATCAATTTCTGTCCTTGCTACCCTGAGAGTAGTGGTCAATG GTCAAACAACCTGTAATGGTGGTTTAGGTCGAGTCGTTTATGAGAGACTTCCGGATCAGCAGCTTCAGGGTTTCGACGACGATGTG GTGAGAGACTCGGCACCACCCTTTAGAGTTTTAGAAAAATGTCAGGAACTATGTCTACGAGACAGAACGGCGACGAACAACTTGGTTCGTGCCTGTACCAGCTTCGATTTTCAACCTGGAAGCAGAATAGCGTCTTTCAGTGGAGCTGCAGAATACGAGGAGAGTACTTGTTATTTAACAAGGGAGCAGGCTCAACCAGAAGGTATCGGGAATCTGATGTTGGTACCAAACAGCGTTCATTTCACGGAAGTTTGTCTCGGTT CTGACAGGATAGAAAGGGAATGTCCCAATAGGCGTTATGTGTTTGAGAGACATccaaggaagaaattaaagCTACCATTGACGGATATTAAAGAAGTTAGCGCAGCAAATAGGACGGACTGCGAGGACag ATGTCTAAACGAATTCAGCTTTATTTGCCGATCTGCAACTTATGATACTGCGTTGAGGAGCTGTGCTTTGAGTCGTTTCACTAGAAGAACTCATCCTGAACTACTGGAAGACGATCCGAACTCTGACTACTTGGAAAATACTTGTCTAAATG CTGAACGTCGTTGCGACGGATTAACGGTGTTCGTTAAAGAGGAGAACAAGCGTCTCCGGGGACCATTTGAAGTCGATATTTACACGAATCTTACTCTGGATGAATGTCAAGCACTTTGTCTGAGAGCGGAGAAATACTTTTGCAGGAGCGTTGAATTCGACGAACAAACGCGACAATGTATCATTTCAGAAGAGGACTCTGTTTCTCAGAAAGACGACATAGGAATCAGTAGCAGTCCCAGTCATCATTTTTATGATTTAGTTTGCTTGGACAATC ATCCGTCCATAGCACGTGGCTCCGAATACCCGGACAGCAGCTCCTCGTCGCACCTTTTCTCCGATGGACGTCGTCCTGACACCGCGTTTCAACGTTATCGAAACTCCCGTTTAAGCGGGGAATTTCATTCGGAAATCACCGGCCGAAGCTTGAGCGAATGCCTTGACGAGTGTCTTCGACAGACAAGCTTTCAATGCCGGAGCGCTGTCTATTCTGAACATTATCACACATGTCGATTGAGCCGATTCAATCAACGCGATGGCCACAGGATCATCTACGATGCAGATTACGATTACTACGAGAACCTCATGC ATCAATATTTGGATGGAGACAGAGATAACCCAGGATACAGACCAGATCCTCTGGGACAGGACACCAATTTTGGTCGGCCATCCCTAGGAAGACCTG GATATCCAGATGATTACGACAAAGGATACAGCAGTAGCGTTAAACCGGATCGTTATCCAGACCGTCACCCAGATCGTTATCCAGATCGCCACCCGGCTCATTATCCAGATCGCTTTCCTGATAGATATCCAGACCGATACCCGGATAAATATCCAGCAGACCGTTATCCACCAGATAGATATCCAGACAAATATCCAGATCGTTATCCAGCAGATAGATATCCAGACAAATACCCAGATCGTTATCCAGCAGATAGATATCCAGAGAAATACCCAGATCGTTATCCAGCAGACAGATATCCAGACAAATACCCAGATCGTTATCCAACAGATAGATATCCAGACAAGTATCCAGATCGTTATCCAGTAGATAGATATCCAGATAAGTATCCAGATCGTTACCCAGCAGATAGATATCCAGATAAGTATCCAGACAAGTATCCAGACAAGTATCCAGACAAATATCCAGATAAATATCCAGACAGATATCACATAAGCGGACAATATCCCATCGCAGGAGGGGCAGATACTTTCCCTGAACCCATAGACCGATATCCTATTAGTGATCGTTATCCAATTGCTGACAGATATCCAAGTTCAGACAGATATCCAGTTGCTGACCGTTTCCCTGTCAGAGGTGGCGATCGTCGTCCTATTCAACCTGATCGGTATCCCATTCCTGACCCCGCGGTAGACAGGTATCCCACAAACACTCGTTATCCGACTGCCGTTGGTGGTCGGTATCCAATATCTCCAAATCGTTATCCCAACGACGCCGATCGATACCCTAATGCCATTGACCGATATCCTATTTCCGATGATCCTTTGGAAAGATATCCTTCCGGCGCAGGGGGTGTTAGACCTCACGTCGACCGGTATCCCATCAGCGAAAGGTATCCGGAGAAGGATCTTTATCCCAGTCG CTTTCCCCCATCGTCTCACGGTGGTAGTTATCCAGCAAACTACCCCGCGGACGACGTCTACGGTCCCCAGCCTCATCCGGACCGCAACCACTATGGAGCAGCAGGACCAACGCGACCCTTAGGCTACGGTGGTTACAATAACGATGGTGGAATAATCGGTGGGGGTTACATAGGCGAAGGGGGAGTCTACAATTCCCGACCTTTCGGAACCAGTGGTGGACCCATCATCGGTCGACCGCCTCTGGTCTCCAGATGCGACGAACAGGACAACTTCCGACAAGTTGGACCTCACACCAGAGTACGGAAGCCATTCGTCAGACGATACACAACAGCTTCGTCGTTGGCCCAGTGCGAGAGGGAGTGCGCTGACGCCAGGGACTTCGTCTGCAGGTCCTTCAACTATCGTCCGTACGCTGCTCCTTAtggggctgaaagggacaatTGCGAGTTGAGTGACCGTGATTCCAGGGACATGGACATGGGCAACCCTGTGTACTATGATACTGGGTCTGACTATGATTTCTATGAACGGAACAACGGCAGACAAGGAGCCGACGCGGAGTGTCTCGACG TGAGTCAAGTCTGTAGCGAAGACGGAATGGAATTTACTTTAAGGACGCCGGAAGGATTCATTGGCCGGATTTACACGTACGGCTATTACGATCGATGCTTCTTCCGTGGTAACGGAGGAACGGTAAACGTGCTTCGAATCAGTGGTCCTCAGGGTTATCCTGAATGCGGCACTCAAAGA TATGGTGATACGATGACGAACATCGTGGTGGTACAGTTCTCCGACTACGTGCAAACAGGAAGAGACAAACGCTTCAATCTGACCTGTCTGTTTCGAGGCCCTGGCGAAGCTGTCGTCACATCCGGCTACATCGGTGCCGG ATCAGGGTCTCCAATCCCCATCGAATATCTACCAGCAGAAAACACCCTAAGCTCCAGAGTACGTTTGCTGATCCTCTATCAGGGTAGACCTACAACAACCATTGCTGTTGGTGATCCACTTACTTTTAGACTTGAAGCTCAGGATGG ATACAATTATGTGACTGATATTTTTGCCACCAACGTCATAGCCAGAGATCCTTATTCCGGAAGAAGCGTTCAACTCATAGACAGATATGG ATGCCCGGTAGACAATTACGTGTTTCCGGGACTGGATCGTCTACGCGACGGAGACAGCCTGGAGGCACGATTCAACGCTTTCAAAATCCCCGAATCTAATTTCTTAGTGTTCGAAGCGACGGTGAGAACCTGTCGGGACGGTTGTCAGCCAGCGTATTGCTCAGGTGGTACCGGAAGAAGCGAACCGTCCTTTGGAAGAAGACGAAGAGACGTGTCTCAGAATGACACGATTgccgaagaaaatgaaataagcACGATAACAGAGGCTAATGGTAATGACACGTCCTCGGTGGTGAATTCCACCGTCGTTGAAGAAGATAACGACGatgaggaggaggaggaggaggaggaagaggaagaggaggaagaagaacaCGTGAGAGAAATGATCGAG GTACTTGACTCAAGAATGGACATCGACGAAGAAACCATGGTCGAAAGGCAAACTACCATTATGGAGAACGTTTGCATAACACCGAATGAGTATTACGGACTTGTAACAGCAGTGGCAGTACTCGTGGTGCTCCTTGCTTCCGTGGTATTGTTATCGATGCTGATCTACAG GAAATACGCTTACTCAGTGATCACGAAGAACCGTAGAGTTGATAAAGCATGCAATCGCAGCAGTCATTCGGACGATGCTTACAGCAGTCGAGCGAATAATTTCTCCTTCTTAAGAACTGGGCTACAAAAACCATTTCAATCTAC ATCAATTTCCCGATCGATGAGCAACGTGATTAACCAACGCGTGAGTTCCTCGTCCACCGCTCTGGAAGGTGCTGTAGGTTTATCATCTAGCAGAAGAACCGGCTTCGATCCAAGTGAACCAATTTATACTGATCCATCATTATTTGAGGTTGCTCATTGTTCATCGCCGAAACCCGTGCTTGATGATAATTTCCGTCTCATGTGA